One genomic window of Erinaceus europaeus chromosome 7, mEriEur2.1, whole genome shotgun sequence includes the following:
- the LOC103121487 gene encoding aquaporin-12-like, with protein MAGLNVSLGFFLATFSLCQAARWAAEALLPAGAWASFAREAVGAAQLGACCLELRALAELGPWAGGAGPDVALTLLFLLLLAHGATLDASWANPSVALQDFLLASGSPVGLLRQLAAQALGLWAAGLLTARVWAWELSTPHLLQGLMAQHCGSTLHTSVAHGALLEGGGTLLLHLALLRLRTSLTVYRVPVLAALTTALAYAVGPFTSAFFNPALAAWLTFTCSGHTWWEYVQVYWLGPLAGMLLAVLLYHGHLPRLFQRNLIYSQKSKYRSPRVRPAPGLAEPQTPAGGPRGRDLGCRGSGRVGDR; from the exons ATGGCCGGCCTCAACGTGTCGCTGGGCTTCTTCTTGGCGACCTTCTCGCTGTGCCAGGCGGCCCGGTGGGCGGCGGAGGCCCTGCTGCCCGCGGGCGCCTGGGCCAGCTTCGCGCGGGAGGCAGTGGGCGCTGCGCAGCTGGGGGCCTGCTGCCTGGAGCTGCGGGCGCTGGCGGAGCTGGGCCCGTGGGCGGGCGGCGCGGGGCCAGATGTAGCACTCACGCTGCTCTTTCTGCTGCTGCTGGCTCACGGGGCCACGCTGGACGCCTCCTGGGCCAACCCGTCTGTGGCTCTGCAGGACTTCCTGCTGGCCAGCGGCTCCCCGGTGGGCCTGCTGCGGCAGCTGGCGGCCCAGGCGCTGGGGCTGTGGGCGGCGGGGCTGCTGACGGCCCGCGTGTGGGCCTGGGAGCTCAGCACCCCACACCTGCTGCAGGGCCTCATGGCCCAGCACTGCGGCTCCACCCTGCACACCTCTGTGGCCCATGGTGCCCTGCTGGAGGGTGGGGGCACCCTGCTCCTGCACCTGGCGCTGCTGCGGCTGCGGACCAGCCTGACCGTCTACAGGGTGCCCGTCCTGGCCGCGCTGACCACCGCCCTGGCCTACGCCG TGGGTCCCTTCACATCTGCCTTCTTCAACCCTGCACTGGCTGCCTGGCTCACCTTCACCTGCTCGGGCCACACCTGGTGGGAGTATGTGCAGGTGTACTGGTTGGGCCCCCTGGCAG GCATGCTGCTGGCTGTCCTGCTCTACCACGGCCACCTCCCACGCCTCTTCCAGAGGAACCTCATCTACAGTCAGAAGAGCAAGTACCGCAGCCCCAGAGTCAGGCCGGCCCCGGGGCTCGCAGAACCCCAGACGCCTGCGGGGGGTCCTCGGGGCCGGGACCTGGGGTGCCGGGGGTCAGGCCGGGTTGGCGACCGCTGA